A stretch of the Diprion similis isolate iyDipSimi1 chromosome 14, iyDipSimi1.1, whole genome shotgun sequence genome encodes the following:
- the LOC124414951 gene encoding uncharacterized protein LOC124414951, which produces MPGSKKGVFKFLEPMSATHLGALTTGSFLYCHDLLESGRLFKACVGCTDEEGTGTYNSNFESLMSRYGIKPYSTYRIKPSDVTITNKRLVLRLSYGGLRAKPSEPAKFKTGDKIRISKFKNLFEKGYTSNRTTEIFTISQVENTNPVTYKLKDYQGQPITGGFYVQELLKVEHPDIYLVEKVLKKQGK; this is translated from the exons ATGCCAGGTAGTAAGAAGGGagtcttcaaatttttagagccaatGTCTGCGACTCACCTTGGAGCGTTGACTACTGGATCGTTTTTATATTGTCACGATTTACTCGAGTCGGGACGACTTTTCAAAGCATGCGTGGGCTGTACCGATGAAGA AGGAACGGGAACCTACAACTCAAACTTTGAATCTCTCATGTCACGCTATGGAATCAAACCTTACTCCACGTACA GAATAAAACCGTCGGATGTAACTATTACGAACAAAAGACTGGTATTACGTTTGTCGTACGGAGGGCTTCGAGCGAAACCTTCCGAACCGGCAAAGTTCAAAACCGGTGACAAAATTCGGATCAGCAAATTCAAAAACCTGTTTGAGAAAGGTTACACTTCCAATCggacgactgaaatattcacaataagccAAGTGGAAAATACCAATCCTGTGACGTACAAGCTCAAAGACTACCAAGGTCAACCCATCACTGGTGGTTTCTACGTACAGGAACTTCTTAAGGTTGAACATCCAGACATCTATCTCGTGGAGAAGGTGCTCAAGAAGCAGGGAAAATAA